Within the Nitrospira sp. genome, the region AAACAGAGTTCGAAGATGTATCCCACGAATCTGCTCCTGATGGGCCTCCAGGGCCTTCCAGGTCGGGTGTTCCGCAAGAGACCGTTCAGCTGTTGCCATCGCTGTCACACTCGATACGGGTTGAACATGCTCTGTCGGCCTACGCCGGGCTCCAGACCCCATCGGGGGGCACCCACCTCGCCTGTGGCGCGTAGCGGCGAGTGCCTCGGCTCGGCCTCATCTTCATTCGTAAAGAATACGCGAAACACACCCGAAAATCGAGCCGCGGAAACGACGACCGTCGCACGGCAGGTGCATCCCTGAATCAGACCGGATACGCCGCGGCGATCCCGTTCTCATCGTGAACTGCAGCAGGTCTGCGATCTGCCGCGATCGAGCCTAAATCTTTACAGCAAGGCAGAGGCCAAGCTCCAAAGAATCCGTGGTGGGTACTCCATTGAGTTGGGCTGTGCTGTGTCGTTCGTTCTTGACGAGAACCACGCCTTGCTCAAAATGTCTTCCCGCGCAACTCAGAAGTATGTCGATCCTTAGAGGTCACCGCGGCGTCGCCGCCAAAGGACGGCGCCCCATCGTCCGACCCGGTTGAGGACCACCCACCTCCTAATGCCTTATAGAGTTGAACGACCGACACGAGCTGGGCGCGGCGAGTCCTTGCCAACGCGAGTTCCGCATCGAACAGCGTTCGTTGGGCGGTCAGCACGTCCAGATAGCTGGCCCGGCCGCCTTGATACCGGGCATCCGCCAGCTCGTGAGCGGATTGCAAGGACGCCACCTGCTGTTCTTGGGCGGAGCGCTGCTCTCCCGTCTTCTGTATGGCAATCAGAGCATCTTCGACTTCCTTGAACGCCGTCAGAATCGTCTTCTTGTATTGAGCCACTGCCGCATGGGCCTGGGCCTCCGTGACCTTCACTTGATATCCCAGCGCCGAAGCATTGAAGATCGGGCCGGTCACCACCGCCGAGCCTTTGAATATGGCGAACGGGCCGATAGAGGACCCGTCCGTCTGAAATCCTGCTCCACCGGCCGCGCCCGTGAGCGCAAATTGCGGGAAGCGAGTCGCCTGGGCCACCCCGATCGTCGCTGTGGCTGCAACCAGATCCTGTTCAGCTTTGAGGATATCCGGACGCCGTTGAAGCAGATCGGACGGCAATCCCGGGGGAACCGACGGCGGCATCACTTGTTTGGTGAGGTGAACGCCTCTCACAATCTCCGCCGGTTTGCGGCCGATGAGCAGGCTGAGCCTGTTTTCGGTTTGAACGACCTGTCGTTCGAGATCGGCCAAGTGCGCAGCAGTTCCCGCCCGTTCAGCCTCAAACCGATCGAGATCCAGTTTGGGAATACTCCCCTGCTTGAAGCGAAGGTTCGACAGCCGGACGGATTCCTCCCAGGATTGAAGCGTCTGTTTGGTAATCTCCACTTCGTAGTCCAACCCACGAAGATCGAAATACGCCTCGGCGACGTTGCTGACCAATCCGAGCACCACTCCCCGCTGATTCTCCTCTCTTGACAAGAGTTGGGCGCGGGTCGCTTCGATCGATCGACGAATGCGGCCCCATAGGTCCACTTCCCACTTGAGCCCCACCTCGGCGCTCTCGCGCGCGAGGCTCAGGCCATCATTGCTTCCTCCAATTGGAATGGCACCGCCCTCGATGGGGAACACGTTGCTGTTCGTGTTTCGGAAGCCGAACGCGGCGGCCTTGTAGCTAACCGACGGAACCAGGTCATATTTAGCGATCATCAGCTGAGCTTGGTATTCCTCGATATTCGCAGCCGCAATGCGCAAATCCAGGTTGTCCTGCAGCGAGTCTTTAATCAATTCTTGTAGCGCCCTATCCTGCAACAATTCCCACCACGGCAGGTTCGCAATGGATTCCGCCGTCGGCTGATCCATCCGCCACCTGTCCGCCTCCGGCGTTTCCGGACGCGTATAATCAGGCCCCATCTTGCAGGCAAATGAATTCAGTACCAGAAGCCCGACGATCATCCAGCGAAGCATGCCTAGTGTCCCCCTTGTACGCTATTCGACGATATCGGTCCACGGAGCGAGGCACGTGCACGGCTCCGCGGGCCATTCATTCTCTCCACAACGTAGAAACACACGGGAATCAGGAAGATCGCCAGGGCCGTGGCGGCCATCATCCCCCCGAGCACCGTCACCCCGAGAATAATCCGGGCATGGGCACCCGATCCCGACGCCAGCACGAGCGGCAGGACGCCGAGAATGAACGCGCACGCCGTCATCAGGATCGGCCGCAACCGCAGCCGCGCCGCTTCGAGCGCCGCCTGCATGAGCGGCACCTGCATCTCGACTTTCATCTTGGCAAATTCCACGATCAGGATCGCGTTCTTGGCGCTGAGTCCGATCAGCATGACCAGCCCGATCTGAGAATAGACGTCGTTTTCCAGCCCCAACCCCCACAGAGCCGCGAATGCGCCGAACACGGCGACGGGGGTCGCCAGCAACACACTGACCGGCAACGCCCAGCTTTCGTATTGCGCCGCCAGGATCAGGAAGACGAAGAGCAGCGACAGGCCGAAGATGAACGCGGGCGGCACCCCTTCCGCCGCCACCTTTTCCTGGTAGGCCATCCCCATGTAATCGAAGCCCATCCCTTCCGGCATCGTGTCGGCAAAGACCTCCTCCAGCGCGGCCATGACTTGCCGGGAACTGTAGCCCGGTGCGGCCATGGCCGTAATCTGGGCCGCCCGATACTCGTTGAACCGGACGGTGAATTCCGGACCGGATACCGGCTGCATCGTCACGAGTGTCGAGAGCGGCACCATCCCCCCCTCGAGGTTGCGCACATAAAACTCGCCGACCTGCTCGGCCTTGGTCCGGTACCCGGGCTCGGCCTCTACGTACACTTGCCACACCCGTCCGAATCGATTGAAGTAGTTGACGAAGGACCCGCCCATGAACGTCTGGAGCGTGCGATAGACATTGCGGATTTCGACACCCTGTTTCAGTGTCTTGTCGCGATCGACGGCCGCGAAGTATTGAGGGGTGCTTGGAATCAGTGTCGTCACGACGCGCGCCATCTCCGACCGTTTCTGCACGGCGTCGAGAAACCGTTCGTGCTGCTCGGCCAAAAACTCGAACGAGCGGCCGCCTCGATCCTCCAACATGAAGGTCACGCCTCCGCTCGTCCCGACACCGGGAATCGCCGGAGGCGGGAAGGCAAACGCCAGAGCGCCCGGCAGCTCGTGTAGCCTCTTGTTGAGCGTGAGTAGGATCGAACGGTAGCTTGTCTGCTTCGTCTTCCGCTCATCCCAGGGATCCAACGCGACGAACACCACGGCATTGTACGTCGTAAAGGCCAGACTCAAAACGCTGTATCCGGAGACGGAGGTGTAGTATCGCACCCCCGGCGTCTCGGCAAGAATCGCGTTGATCTGTTTCACCACTTCCTCGGTTCGTTGCAACGACGCCGCGGGGGGCAACTGGACGTTGAGCAGGAAATACCCAACGTCCTCCAACGGAATGAAGCCGCCCGGCAATCGGGCACCCATCAGCACGGCCAGGCCGGTCATCAGGACCAGCATGGCCATCGTCCGGCCGGATTTTCTCATCAGCAGACCGCAGACACCGACGTAGCGCTCGGTCAGCCGATCGAACGAGCGGTTGAACCAGCCGAAGAACCGCCCGCGTGTCGGCGGTTTCGGCCGCAACAACAAGGCCGCCAGCGCCGGGCTCAACGTCAGCGCGTTGAACGCCGACAGCAACACGGAGACCGCGATCGTCACGGCAAACTGCTGGTAGAGCCGCCCCGTAATTCCCGGAATGAGCGCCGTCGGAATAAAGACCGCCGCCAAGATCAGTGCAATGGCCACCACCGGGCCGGACACCTCCCGCATCGCCGTGAGCGTGGCCTCGCGCGGAGACAGGCCTTGCTCCAAATGGTGCTCCACCGCCTCGACCACCACGATCGCGTCGTCGACGACCAGGCCGATGGCGAGCACCAATCCGAACAACGAGAGGGTATTGACGGAAAACCCCAGCAATGGAAAGAGGGCGAAGGTCCCGATGAGGGATACTGGAACGGCCATGAGGGGGATGAGCGTGGCGCGCCAGCTCTGGAGAAACAGAAATACGACCAGGATCACCAGCAGAATGGCTTCCCACAGCGTATGAATGATTTCACGAATCCCTTCGGTCACCGGAAGGGTGGTATCCAACGATACGACGTATTCCATGTCGTCGGGAAAACGCTCCTTCATCTGCTGCATCAGGTGCTGCAACCGGCCAACGGTGTCGATCGCGTTGGACCCGGCCAACTGATACACGGCGATGGCCGCGGTCGGCTTGCGGTTGAAGTGCGAGGCGAAATTGTAGAGCTGCGCTCCCAGTTCCGCACGGCCGACGTCACGGAGACGGACGAACGACCCGTCCGAATTCGCACGCACGATGAGCTGATCGAACTCCTCTTCGGTACGCAAGCGTCCCTGTGTCCGCACGGTATAGGAGAATTCCTGTCCCGCGGGAACCGGTTCCGCGCCAATCTGACCGACCGGACGGACGTCGTTCTGCCGTTCCACGGCATCCAGCACTTCGTTGGCGGTGATGCCCAATTTGGCAAGGCGGTCCGGCTGAACCCAGAGGCGCATCGCATACTGCCCCGCCCCGAAGACGGTCACCTGGCTCACGCCGGGTACGCGCGCGATGGGGTCGGCCAGATTGATATAGGCGTAATTCGCCAAAAATCGCGCGTCGAAGGTGCCGTTCGGCGAATAGAGCGAGAAGAGAACCATCGGCACGCCGGACGATTTCCGAATCGTGACTCCGTAACTCCGCACTTCGTTCGGCAACTGCGATTCGGCCTGCGCGTACCGCATTTGCGTCAACAATTGATCGACGTTGGGATCGGAGGCGACGTCGAAGGCGACGCGGAGATTGGTCTGGCCGTTGCTGCCGTTGACCGAGTACATGTACAGCATTTGGTCCACGCCGCTCATCTGTTGCTCGAGCGGCGTCGCCACCGATTGCTCGACCGTGAGCGCATCCGCGCCGACGTAATTGGCCTGCAACATGACCTCCGGAGGCGCGATGTTGGGAAACTGCGCAACCGGGAGACGGAGGATGGATACCCCGCCTAACAACACGGTACTGATGGCAATGACGATGGCGACGATCGGGCGGTCGACAAAGAATCGGGCCATCACCGCCCCTCGTCGAGCGCACCGGTCATCGACGCCTGAGGCACGACATGGCCGGCCGATCCGCGACCGCGCGCCAACTTCTCCACCACGTAGAACGACACGGGGATCAAGAAGATCGCGATGAGACTGGCCGCGAGCATGCCGCCCATCACGGTGGTGCCGAGAATGATTCTGGCCTCCGCGCCGGCGCCGGCCGCCACGGCCAGCGGCGTGACGCCGAGAATGAATGCAAAGGCCGTCATCAGAATCGGCCGCAATCGTAGTCGCGCGGCCGTCAGCGCCGCCTCGACCAGCGGGCGCCCCTTCTCGACCTCCAGCTTGGCGAACTCGACGATGAGGATCGCGTTCTTGGCCCCGAGTCCGATCAGCATCACCAGGCCGATCTGGAGATAGACGTCGCTTTCGACGCCGCGCATCCAGGCTGCCGCAAAGGCCCCGAAGACGGACACCGGCGTGGCAAGCAGCACACTGAACGGCAGCGCCCAGCTCTCGTACTGGGCGGCCAGAATGAGGAAGACGAAGAGCAGCGAGAATGCGAAAATCACAGCGGGGGGCACTCCTTCCGCCGCGACCTTCTCCTGGTAGGACATGCCCATGTAGTCATAGCCCATCTCCTGCGGCATCGTGTCGGCGAAGACGGACTCCAAGGCCTGCATGACCTGGCCGGTGCTATACCCGTGCGCCGGCGTCGCATTGATCTGCGCCGTTCGATACTCGTTGAACCGCATGGAGAACTCCGGTCCGGAGGTCGACTCGATCGAGACGAGCGTCGAGAGCGGGACCATCTGGCCGTCTCCATTCCGGACGTAGAACTGCCCGACGTTTTCCGCCCTGTTCCGGTACTCTCCTTCGCTCAGCAGATACACCTGCCACTGCCGACCGAACCGGTTGAAGTAGTTGACGAACGGGCCGCCCATGAATACCTGGAGGGTCTGATAGACATCGGACAGGGAGACGCCTTGCTTCATGACTTTTTCGTGATCGACGCGGGCGAACAGCTGGGGGACGTTCGCCAAGAGCGTAGTCGAGATGTTGGTGATCTCCGGACGCGTGCGTGCCGCATCCAGGAACCGGGTCGTATGCTCGCCAAGAAACTCGATGCCGCGCCCCGCACGGTCCTCCAGCATAAAGGTCACTCCGCCCGCCACACCGATCCCCGGGATCGGCGGCGGCGAGAACGCCCTTGCCTTGGCCTCCGGCAGCATCGCCAGCGTCCGATTGAGCCGGTCGAGGAGGACGTCATACTGTTCCTCTGGACGCGTCCGTTCGTGCCACGGTTTGAGATTGACCGAAAAGTACGCGTTGTAGCTGGTATTGACCTGGCTCAGGATGGAATATCCGATGGTGGCCGTGAAGGAGGCGACACCGGGCGTGGCGGCAAGGATCTGCTCCACCTTCCGAGCGACCGTGTCGGTCCGTTGAAGGGACGCGGCTTCCGGCAACTGGACGTTGACGTAGAAGAAACCCTGATCCTCTTCGGGAATGAACCCTCCAGGCAATCGTGCACCCAACAACGCGGCGACAAGCGTCATTCCC harbors:
- a CDS encoding multidrug efflux RND transporter permease subunit produces the protein MARFFVDRPIVAIVIAISTVLLGGVSILRLPVAQFPNIAPPEVMLQANYVGADALTVEQSVATPLEQQMSGVDQMLYMYSVNGSNGQTNLRVAFDVASDPNVDQLLTQMRYAQAESQLPNEVRSYGVTIRKSSGVPMVLFSLYSPNGTFDARFLANYAYINLADPIARVPGVSQVTVFGAGQYAMRLWVQPDRLAKLGITANEVLDAVERQNDVRPVGQIGAEPVPAGQEFSYTVRTQGRLRTEEEFDQLIVRANSDGSFVRLRDVGRAELGAQLYNFASHFNRKPTAAIAVYQLAGSNAIDTVGRLQHLMQQMKERFPDDMEYVVSLDTTLPVTEGIREIIHTLWEAILLVILVVFLFLQSWRATLIPLMAVPVSLIGTFALFPLLGFSVNTLSLFGLVLAIGLVVDDAIVVVEAVEHHLEQGLSPREATLTAMREVSGPVVAIALILAAVFIPTALIPGITGRLYQQFAVTIAVSVLLSAFNALTLSPALAALLLRPKPPTRGRFFGWFNRSFDRLTERYVGVCGLLMRKSGRTMAMLVLMTGLAVLMGARLPGGFIPLEDVGYFLLNVQLPPAASLQRTEEVVKQINAILAETPGVRYYTSVSGYSVLSLAFTTYNAVVFVALDPWDERKTKQTSYRSILLTLNKRLHELPGALAFAFPPPAIPGVGTSGGVTFMLEDRGGRSFEFLAEQHERFLDAVQKRSEMARVVTTLIPSTPQYFAAVDRDKTLKQGVEIRNVYRTLQTFMGGSFVNYFNRFGRVWQVYVEAEPGYRTKAEQVGEFYVRNLEGGMVPLSTLVTMQPVSGPEFTVRFNEYRAAQITAMAAPGYSSRQVMAALEEVFADTMPEGMGFDYMGMAYQEKVAAEGVPPAFIFGLSLLFVFLILAAQYESWALPVSVLLATPVAVFGAFAALWGLGLENDVYSQIGLVMLIGLSAKNAILIVEFAKMKVEMQVPLMQAALEAARLRLRPILMTACAFILGVLPLVLASGSGAHARIILGVTVLGGMMAATALAIFLIPVCFYVVERMNGPRSRARASLRGPISSNSVQGGH
- a CDS encoding RND transporter; its protein translation is MLRWMIVGLLVLNSFACKMGPDYTRPETPEADRWRMDQPTAESIANLPWWELLQDRALQELIKDSLQDNLDLRIAAANIEEYQAQLMIAKYDLVPSVSYKAAAFGFRNTNSNVFPIEGGAIPIGGSNDGLSLARESAEVGLKWEVDLWGRIRRSIEATRAQLLSREENQRGVVLGLVSNVAEAYFDLRGLDYEVEITKQTLQSWEESVRLSNLRFKQGSIPKLDLDRFEAERAGTAAHLADLERQVVQTENRLSLLIGRKPAEIVRGVHLTKQVMPPSVPPGLPSDLLQRRPDILKAEQDLVAATATIGVAQATRFPQFALTGAAGGAGFQTDGSSIGPFAIFKGSAVVTGPIFNASALGYQVKVTEAQAHAAVAQYKKTILTAFKEVEDALIAIQKTGEQRSAQEQQVASLQSAHELADARYQGGRASYLDVLTAQRTLFDAELALARTRRAQLVSVVQLYKALGGGWSSTGSDDGAPSFGGDAAVTSKDRHTSELRGKTF